One region of Vigna angularis cultivar LongXiaoDou No.4 chromosome 10, ASM1680809v1, whole genome shotgun sequence genomic DNA includes:
- the LOC108335710 gene encoding uncharacterized protein LOC108335710 isoform X5: MPPINYFKRGTFNGPLIPWFYFSGSLQAICLEECLKEYKSLELLYCGNHFIRTNKFAAFYLNSMFYHTSKDALNLQWYQNEFPKVKELTHLLAHVDAVNGRLIDVKSNSTLFDDDIERDMCTFKSLVRGYVGSTFVQHKMKHVMTSFVLNAKHESFTPFGKANEREPMVVDSLTKVSNFLSVSAQQRKLVRHKVCSQVTQHHIWTGALKEVLNGFAVDLDCLSSRGLNNDALLGGQIVHSCLNFLTEIGVFSDPGSSSWMKLSSSKMFDFGDPQKWEDVLVMFNDLIECCKKERRLKLHVAKAEIMKEGLLHIRDVSVDNSVGYKEAQHQESLVRKKLSKMLGHSSRCLFTLLLYYLYGRVVDIEVDMCGGVYANGSNGKFCLFMGRILTSDSEKMIGRGVKQLDRALGIFKFVWEMAEMKGHLDLQGHMWCVGADSRILSASIGNCLVGGHVSAMFQSQEA; the protein is encoded by the exons ATGCCTCCCATAAACTATTTCAAAAGGGGTACATTCAACGGCCCCCTGATACcat GGTTTTACTTTTCAGGGTCACTGCAAGCAATATGTTTGGAAGAATGCCTGAAAGAATACAA ATCTTTGGAGCTACTTTATTGTGGAAACCATTTTATTAGAACCAATAAGTTTGCAGCTTTCTACCTGAACTCAATGTTTTATCACACTTCAAAAGATGCTCTCAACCTGCAATGGTATCAGAATGAGTTTCCCAAGGTGAAGGAATTGACCCATTTACTAGCACATGTGGATGCAGTTAATGGTAGACTCATTGATGTAAAGAGTAATTCaaccctttttgatgatgacattGAGCGTGACATGTGTACCTTCAAGTCCCTTGTTCGTGGGTATGTTGGATCCACATTTGTTCAGCACAAAATGAAACATGTTATGACCTCTTTTGTTTTAAATGCAAAACATGAATCTTTTACCCCTTTTGGTAAAGCAAATGAAAGAGAGCCTATGGTGGTTGATTCACTAACTAAAGTGAGCAACTTTCTTAGTGTTTCTGCTCAACAAAGGAAGTTGGTTCGTCACAAAGTGTGCTCCCAGGTTACTCAGCATCACATATGGACTGGTGCACTTAAAGAAGTTCTGAATGGTTTTGCAGTTGATTTGGATTGTTTGTCTTCTCGGGGCTTAAATAACGATGCTTTATTGGGTGGCCAAATTGTTCATAGCTGTTTGAACTTTCTGACTGAAATTGGTGTCTTTTCGGATCCCGGGTCTTCTTCATGGATGAAGCTTTCATCTTCTAAAATGTTTGATTTCGGTGACCCACAAAAATGGGAAGATGTTCTTGTGATGTTCAATGATCTTATTGAATGCtgtaaaaaggaaagaaggTTGAAGTTGCATGTAGCTAAGGCTGAGATCATGAAGGAGGGGCTTTTGCACATAAGGGATGTTTCAGTTGACAACAGTGTTGGATATAAGGAAGCTCAGCATCAAGAAAGCCTTGTGAGGAAGAAGCTTTCCAAAATGTTGGGTCACTCCTCTCGCTGCTTATTCACTTTATTACTGTATTACCTCTATGGAAGGGTGGTAGATATTGAAGTAGACATGTGTGGTGGGGTCTATGCAAATGGAAGTAATGGCAAGTTTTGCTTGTTTATGGGAAGAATCCTGACTTCAGATAGTGAGAAGATGATTGGGCGTGGTGTGAAGCAGTTGGACCGGGCACTAGGGATTTTCAAGTTTGTGTGGGAAATGGCTGAAATGAAAGGGCATTTGGACTTGCAGGGCCATATGTGGTGTGTTGGAGCAGACAGTAGAATTCTTAG TGCTTCCATTGGCAACTGCTTAGTGGGGGGGCATGTTAGCGCCAT GTtccaatcacaagaagcatgA
- the LOC108335712 gene encoding metal tolerance protein 10: protein MGTELRTDSTDYRTELLSPNIAAENVSMARQPSWRINMDEHRIPERQMESHFGFGFFIRTLKRQRKLAEYYKRQERLLKGYQEVDSYTDLGMLPGTISEDDMKELQRSERVAIYASNIGNMVLFAAKVYASVESKSLAVIASTLDSLLDLLSGFILWFTAYAMRKPNHHQYPIGKNRMQPVGIVVFAAVMATLGLQILFESGREIIAKTQPERDPVKEKWMIGIMVTATLVKVALMTYCRRFKNEIVRAYAQDHFFDVITNSIGLATAVLAIKFYWWIDPLGAILIALYTISNWAKTVMENVWSLIGKTAPAEYLAKLTYLCWNHNMEIKHIDTVRAYTFGSNYFVEVDIVVSEEMSLAQAHDIGEALQDKLENLPEIERAFVHIDFNTTHKLEHKPKGVV from the exons ATGGGAACTGAACTTCGAACAGATTCCACAGACTACAGGACAGAGCTTCTTTCCCCAAATATAGCAGCAGAAAATGTGTCCATGGCAAGGCAACCTTCATGGAGGATCAACATGGATGAACATCGGATACCAGAAAGGCAAATGGAGTCTCATTTTGGCTTTGGATTCTTCATCAGAACCCtaa AAAGACAAAGGAAACTTGCTGAGTATTACAAGAGGCAGGAGAGGCTTCTTAAAGGGTACCAAGAAGTGGACTCATACACTGATTTGGGCATGTTACCAGGAACTATATCAGAG GATGATATGAAGGAACTTCAAAGGAGTGAAAGGGTGGCAATCTATGCATCTAACATAGGGAACATGGTGCTGTTTGCAGCAAAAGTGTATGCTTCCGTTGAGAGCAAATCCCTGGCTGTTATTGCATCAACTCTAGACTCACTATTGGATCTCTTGTCAGGATTTATACTTTGGTTCACTGCTTATGCTATGAGAAAACCAAATCATCACCAATACCCTATTGGCAAGAACAGGATGCAACCTGTG GGTATAGTTGTGTTTGCAGCAGTTATGGCAACTCTGGGATTGCAGATTTTGTTTGAATCAGGAAGAGAAATCATCGCAAAG ACTCAACCCGAGAGGGATCCAGTGAAAGAAAAGTGGATGATAGGGATTATGGTGACAGCCACTTTGGTAAAGGTTGCACTAATGACTTACTGTCGCAGGTTCAAGAATGAAATAGTAAGGGCCTATGCTCAGGACCATTTCTTTGATGTCATTACAAACTCCATTGGTCTAGCCACTGCAGTTCTAGCCATCAAATTCTACTGGTGGATTGACCCTCTTGGAGCCATCCTG ATAGCCTTATATACAATCAGTAACTGGGCAAAAACAGTGATGGAGAATGTGTGGTCATTGATTGGTAAAACAGCACCAGCAGAATACCTTGCAAAGCTAACATATCTTTGTTGGAACCATAACATGGAGATCAAGCACATAGACACTGTGAGAGCCTACACATTTGGGTCCAATTACTTTGTGGAGGTAGACATTGTGGTGTCAGAAGAAATGTCACTTGCTCAAGCACATGACATTGGAGAGGCACTTCAGGATAAGCTTGAAAATCTCCCAGAAATTGAGAGAGCCTTCGTCCACATTGACTTCAACACAACTCACAAACTCGAGCACAAGCCCAAGGGGGTGGTGTAG